A window of Saccharomyces eubayanus strain FM1318 chromosome XII, whole genome shotgun sequence contains these coding sequences:
- the UTP21 gene encoding rRNA-processing protein UTP21: protein MPVDLKKRKVEELARSVGKSSKVFSPFRIIGNVSNGIPFATGTLGSTFYIVTSVGKAFQIYDANSLHLLFVSEKETSSSIVALSTHFHYVYAAYENKVGIYKRGIEEHLIELDTSAHVQQLCVFGDYLCVSTDDNSIFIYKKSDPQDKYPSKFYTKLTITNIQGGEIVSLQHLATYLNKLVVVTKSNILLFNIRTGKLVYTSNEFPDQITTSEPAPVLDIIALGTVTGEVIMFNMRKGKKVRTIKIPQSRISSLSFRTDGSSHLSVGTSNGDLIFYDLDRRSRIHVLKNVHRESYGGVTKATFLNGQPIIVTSGGDNSLKEYVFDPSLSQGNGDVVVQPPRHLRSRGGHSQPPSCIAFADSQSHFMLSASKDKSLWGFSLRKDAQSQEMSQRLHKKQDGGRIGGSTIKSKFPEIIALAIENARMGEWENVITAHKDEKFARTWDMRNKRVGRWTFNTADDGFVKSVAISQCGNFGFVGSSNGAITIYNMQSGILRKKYKLHKRAVTGISLDGMNRKMVSCGLDGIVGFYDFNKSTLLGKLQLDAPITSMVYHRSSDLFALALDDLSIVVIDAVTQRVVRQLWGHSNRITAFDFSPEGRWIVSASLDSTIRTWDLPTGGCIDGIIVDNVATNIKFSPNGDLLATTHVTGNGICIWTNRAQFKAVSTRTIDEAEFARMALPNASVKGNDSMLSGALGGDDADEQNDIDFNTYTSLAQVDKDLLTLSIGPRSKMNTLLHLDVIRQRSKPKEAPKKSEKLPFFLQLSGERVGDDASAREGIAHETPEEIHRRDEETQKKIDAEEQISKFKATGRLGFESHFTKQLREGSESKDYSSLLATLIDLSPAAVDLEIRSLNSFDPFDEIVWFIDALTQGLKSNMNFELYETFMSLLFKAHGDVIHANNKNKDIAGALKNWENVHKEEDRLDDLVKFCMGVVSFVTTT, encoded by the coding sequence ATGCCGGTCgacttgaagaaaagaaaagttgaagAACTTGCTAGGAGTGTGGGGAAAAGCTCTAAGGTCTTTTCTCCATTCAGAATCATCGGTAATGTTAGTAACGGTATTCCATTTGCTACTGGTACGTTAGGTTCTACCTTTTACATTGTAACAAGTGTAGGGAAGGCATTCCAAATATACGATGCAAATAGTTTGCATTTGCTATTTGTTTCAGAGAAGGAGACCTCATCCTCAATTGTAGCACTAAGTACACATTTCCACTATGTCTACGCAGCATATGAAAACAAGGTTGGTATTTACAAAAGAGGTATCGAGGAACATTTGATTGAGCTAGACACCAGTGCGCATGTACAGCAGCTATGTGTTTTTGGCGATTACCTTTGTGTTTCCACTGACGATAattccatttttatttacaagAAATCTGATCCGCAAGATAAATATCCGTCGAAATTTTACACCAAACTTACAATCACAAATATTCAGGGCGGTGAGattgtttctttgcaaCATTTGGCGACGTATTTGAACAAATTGGTTGTGGTTACCAAATCcaatattttgctttttaaCATCAGAACTGGGAAACTTGTTTACACATCCAACGAATTTCCTGACCAAATCACTACTTCTGAACCAGCACCAGTTTTAGATATTATTGCATTGGGAACAGTGACTGGGGAAGTCATCATGTTTAACATGAGAAAAGGTAAGAAGGTTCGTACAATCAAAATTCCGCAGTCAagaatttcatcattaaGTTTTAGAACTGACGGATCTTCTCACCTAAGTGTAGGAACGAGTAATGGTGATCTGATTTTCTATGATTTGGACCGTCGTTCAAGAATCcatgttttgaaaaacgtCCATAGAGAATCATACGGTGGTGTCACTAAGGCCACCTTTTTAAATGGGCAACCAATCATCGTCACTTCAGGTGGTGACAATTCCTTAAAGGAATACGTTTTTGATCCATCACTTTCTCAAGGAAATGGTGACGTAGTTGTTCAACCACCAAGACATCTGCGTTCCAGAGGTGGTCATTCTCAACCACCTTCGTGTATTGCATTTGCTGATTCCCAGTCACATTTCATGCTATCCGCCTCTAAAGATAAATCACTTTGGGGATTTTCTCTGCGTAAGGATGCGCAATCGCAAGAAATGTCACAAAGGTTACACAAGAAACAAGACGGTGGCAGAATCGGTGGTAGTACAATTAAATCCAAATTTCCTGAAATTATAGCGCTTGCTATTGAAAATGCCAGAATGGGCGAATGGGAGAACGTTATTACTGCGCAtaaagacgaaaaatttGCAAGAACTTGGGATATGCGAAATAAAAGAGTCGGTAGATGGACTTTCAACACTGCTGATGACGGATTTGTTAAATCTGTAGCTATCTCTCAATGTGGCAACTTTGGGTTTGTTGGTTCTTCTAATGGTGCCATTACCATTTATAATATGCAAAGTGGTATACTTCgtaaaaaatataaattgCATAAAAGAGCAGTTACGGGGATATCCTTAGACGGTATGAACCGTAAGATGGTATCGTGCGGGCTAGACGGTATTGTTGGGTTTTATGACTTCAACAAATCAACTTTGTTAGGCAAGTTACAACTGGATGCTCCTATCACCTCAATGGTTTACCATCGTTCTTCCGATCTGTTTGCGTTAGCCTTAGACGATTTATCGATTGTGGTTATTGATGCTGTGACTCAAAGGGTTGTTCGTCAACTATGGGGTCACAGTAACAGAATCACCGCATTCGACTTTTCCCCTGAAGGTCGCTGGATTGTGTCCGCTTCTTTAGATTCCACCATCAGAACATGGGACCTTCCAACCGGAGGATGTATCGATGGTATCATAGTAGACAATGTTGCCACTAATATAAAGTTTTCTCCTAATGGTGATTTACTTGCCACGACACATGTTACAGGCAACGGTATATGTATCTGGACCAACAGAGCGCAGTTCAAGGCTGTCTCAACAAGAACTATCGACGAGGCTGAATTCGCGAGGATGGCACTACCCAATGCGTCCGTGAAAGGGAACGATTCCATGTTGTCTGGAGCTTTGGGAGGCGATGATGCGGATGAGCAAAATGACATTGATTTCAATACCTATACCTCACTAGCACAAGTTGATAAGGATTTGTTGACATTATCTATAGGACCAAGAAGTAAGATGAACACATTGCTTCATTTAGATGTCATCAGACAACGTTCCAAGCCAAAAGAAGCTCCAAAGAAGTCGGAAAAGCTTCCATTTTTCTTACAGTTATCTGGTGAAAGAGTTGGTGATGATGCGTCTGCCAGAGAAGGTATAGCACATGAAACACCTGAAGAAATTCATCGTAGAGATGAAGAgacacaaaagaaaattgatgcagaagaacaaataaGCAAATTCAAAGCCACAGGAAGATTAGGATTTGAGTCCCATTTCACGAAGCAATTAAGAGAAGGTTCGGAATCAAAGGACTattcatcattattagCCACACTAATAGACCTCTCACCCGCTGCAGTGGATTTGGAGATTAGATCATTAAACTCTTTTGATCCCTTTGACGAAATTGTATGGTTTATTGATGCTTTGACACAAGGCTTGAAGAGCAACATGAATTTTGAACTTTATGAAACCTTTATGAGTTTGTTGTTCAAGGCACATGGTGACGTTATTCATGCTaataacaagaacaaagatATTGCTGGTGCTCTTAAAAACTGGGAGAATGTGcataaagaagaagacagaTTGGACGATCTTGTCAAGTTCTGTATGGGGGTAGTGAGTTTTGTGACAACCACGTAA
- the VIP1 gene encoding inositol polyphosphate kinase VIP1: MSGVRKESSEPNEILRQEVRTSTSSPCTPSEMSPLFLNKNTKKAMQSIAPILEGFSPKTSASENMSLKLPPPGIPDDHSEENLNVHDTLQRTISTESENGNNANPTSTSGLKKADSNPKPETDSDGLPSNSNNANESGSIDSTSKTASPQIPQAPVDVEQTPAASSSAPTSSTSSRKSSTSQPKPKLPKIGKIGVCAMDAKVLSKPMRHILNRLIEHGEFETVIFGDKVILDERIENWPTCDFLISFFSSGFPLDKAIKYVKLRKPFFINDLIMQKILWDRRLCLQVLEAYKVPTPPRLEISRDGGPRANEELRMKLREHGVEVKAVEEPDWKMVDDDTLEVDGKVMTKPYVEKPVDGEDHNIYIYYHSKNGGGGRRLFRKVGNKSSEFDPALVHPRTEGSYIYEEFMDTDNFEDVKAYTIGENFCHAETRKSPVVDGIVRRNTHGKEVRYITELSDEEKSIAGRVSKAFSQMICGFDLLRVSGKSYVIDVNGFSFVKDNKVYYDSCANILRNTFIEAKKKMDTEKKNLPIIREEKEQKWVFKGLVIIIRHADRTPKQKFKHSFTSPIFISLLKGHKEEVVIRNVNDLKIVLQALRIALDEKAGNPAKIKVLANALEKKLDFPGTKIQLKPVLNKENEVEKVQFILKWGGEPTHSAKYQATELGEQMRQDFDLLNKSILQNIKIFSSSERRVLHTAQYWTRALFGADELGSDEISIRKDLLDDSNAAKDLMDTVKKKLKPLLREGKEAPPQFAWPPKMPEPYLVIKRVVELMNYHKKIMDNNFAKKDVSTMQTRWCTSEDPSLFKERWDKLFKEFNNVEKVDPSKISELYDTMKYDALHNRQFLENIFDPGHPNESIADELGTHSLVDRYPINILAKNNFKIVDSHSMSKSSNSVGSLGWVLESGKTSRSRKTKSSSQFDEPRFMQLRELYKLAKVLFDFICPKEYGILDAEKLDIGLLTSLPLAKQILNDIGDMKNRETPACVAYFTKESHIYTLLNIIYESGIPMRIARNALPELDYLSQITFELYESTDASGQKSHSIRLKMSPGCHTQDPLDVQLDDRHYISCIPKISLTKHLDMDYVQQKLRNKFTRVIMPSKFTPVNITSPNLSFQKRKTRRKSTSVDKSKPPASSGSSSSTSINKTPE; encoded by the coding sequence ATGAGCGGGGTCAGAAAGGAATCGTCAGAACCAAATGAGATTCTTCGACAAGAGGTTAGAACTAGTACTAGTTCGCCCTGTACACCATCTGAGATGTCGCCTCTGTTCCTGAACAAGAACACCAAGAAAGCAATGCAATCCATCGCTCCGATACTAGAGGGCTTTAGCCCAAAAACATCGGCTAGCGAAAACATGTCTCTGAAACTGCCTCCTCCCGGGATTCCAGATGACCATAGCGAGGAAAACCTTAATGTCCATGACACACTACAAAGAACCATAAGCACTGAATCAGAAAATGGGAATAACGCCAATCCAACCAGTACGTCTGGACTAAAGAAAGCGGATAGTAACCCGAAGCCAGAGACGGATTCTGACGGTCTACCCAGCAATTCCAATAATGCCAATGAATCCGGTAGTATAGACTCTACCTCTAAGACCGCATCCCCACAAATCCCACAAGCACCTGTTGACGTTGAACAGACTCCTGCTGCAAGCAGTTCGGCACCTACTTCATCCACCTCTTCCCGCAAGTCCTCCACAAGTCaaccaaaaccaaaattgCCCAAGATTGGGAAGATTGGGGTCTGTGCAATGGATGCAAAAGTCCTTTCTAAACCAATGAGACATATTTTGAACCGTTTGATAGAACATGGTGAATTTGAGACTGTTATTTTTGGAGACAAAGTGATTCTAGATGAGAGAATCGAGAATTGGCCAACATGTGACTTTTTaatatctttcttttcatcaggATTCCCCTTAGACAAAGCTATAAAGTATGTTAAATTACGCAAGccttttttcatcaatgacCTGATAAtgcaaaaaatattatggGATAGAAGACTATGCTTACAAGTACTAGAAGCTTACAAAGTTCCCACTCCACCAAGACTCGAAATCAGCAGGGATGGAGGTCCCCGAGCCAACGAAGAGTTAAGAATGAAGTTGCGCGAACACGGTGTGGAAGTGAAAGCTGTTGAAGAACCGGACTGGAAAATGGTAGATGACGATACTTTGGAAGTTGATGGGAAGGTCATGACCAAACCCTATGTTGAAAAGCCCGTAGATGGTGAGGACCacaatatttatatatattatcaCTCTAAGAATGGTGGAGGTGGTCGCCGTTTGTTTCGTAAAGTTGGCAATAAGTCTTCTGAATTTGATCCTGCCTTAGTTCATCCACGTACAGAGGGTTCCTATATCTATGAAGAATTTATGGATACAgataattttgaagatgttAAGGCCTATACTATTGGTGAAAACTTCTGCCATGCTGAGACTAGAAAATCGCCTGTAGTTGATGGTATAGTCAGAAGAAACACTCACGGCAAAGAAGTTAGGTATATCACAGAGTTATCagacgaagaaaaatccaTTGCTGGAAGAGTATCCAAAGCGTTTTCTCAGATGATCTGTGGTTTTGATTTGCTGCGTGTTTCAGGTAAAAGTTACGTCATTGATGTCAATGGGTTTTCATTTGTAAAAGACAACAAAGTCTATTATGATTCGTGTGCAAATATATTAAGAAACACTTTCATCGaggccaagaaaaagatggatacggaaaaaaagaacttgCCAATTATTcgtgaagaaaaagagcaaaaatgGGTGTTCAAAGGTTTGGTTATAATTATCCGTCATGCTGACAGAACACCAAAgcaaaaattcaaacacTCATTTACTTCGCCTATTTTTATATCGTTATTGAAAGGGCACAAGGAAGAAGTTGTTATCAGAAACGTAAATGATCTAAAAATTGTTCTCCAAGCCTTAAGAATTGCATTAGATGAAAAGGCAGGAAATCCAGCCAAGATTAAAGTATTGGCAAATGCTctagaaaagaaactagaCTTCCCAGGGACCAAGATTCAGTTAAAACCTGTTTTAAATAAGGAGAATGAAGTCGAAAAGGTGCAGTTTATTTTGAAGTGGGGCGGTGAGCCCACACATTCTGCTAAATATCAAGCCACTGAGCTTGGGGAGCAAATGAGGCAGGACTTTGATTTATTGAATAAGAGCATTTTACAGAATATCAAGATATTCTCCTCATCCGAGAGACGTGTTCTTCATACTGCACAGTACTGGACCAGAGCTCTTTTTGGTGCAGATGAACTAGGTAGTGACGAAATCAGTATCAGAAAGGACCTATTGGACGATAGTAATGCCGCCAAGGATCTAATGGATACggtgaaaaagaaattaaagcCTTTGTTGAGAGAGGGGAAAGAAGCTCCTCCTCAATTTGCCTGGCCCCCAAAGATGCCAGAACCGTACTTAGTCATAAAGCGAGTTGTTGAGTTAATGAATTAccataaaaaaatcatggATAACAATTTTGCTAAAAAGGATGTCAGCACAATGCAAACAAGATGGTGTACTTCTGAAGACCCCAGTCTATTCAAGGAAAGATGGGATAAACTTTTCAAGGAGTTTAACAACGTAGAAAAAGTAGACCCTTCTAAAATCTCTGAATTGTATGATACTATGAAATATGATGCCCTTCATAACAGacaatttttggaaaacatcTTTGATCCGGGGCATCCAAACGAATCTATCGCTGATGAGTTAGGCACTCATTCTTTGGTTGATCGTTATCCAATTAATATTCTCGCCAAAAACAATTTTAAGATTGTAGATAGCCATAGTATGAGTAAGAGCAGTAATAGCGTCGGTTCTTTGGGTTGGGTCTTAGAAAGTGGAAAAACGTCTAGATCCAGAAAAACCAAATCCTCATCTCAATTTGATGAGCCAAGATTTATGCAGTTGCGAGAACTGTATAAGTTGGCTAAGgtattatttgattttatttgCCCCAAAGAATATGGTATTTTGgatgctgaaaaattggatATTGGTTTATTAACATCATTACCTTTGGCTAAACAAATACTAAATGATATAGGAGATATGAAGAATAGAGAAACACCAGCTTGTGTTGCTTATTTCACTAAAGAATCTCATATTTACACCTTGTTGAATATCATATATGAATCCGGTATTCCTATGAGAATTGCCAGAAACGCGTTACCGGAGCTTGACTATTTATCCCAGATCACTTTTGAGCTTTATGAAAGTACAGACGCTTCTGGCCAAAAATCGCACTCAATCAGACTGAAAATGTCTCCAGGATGTCATACCCAAGATCCTTTGGATGTCCAGCTGGATGACAGACATTATATTAGCTGTATTCCGAAGATCTCCTTAACAAAACACTTAGATATGGACTACGTGCAACAGAAGTTGAGAAACAAGTTTACCAGAGTCATTATGCCTTCGAAGTTTACACCCGTAAATATTACGAGCCCAAATTTGAGTTTCCAGAAACGCAAGACTAGAAGAAAGTCGACATCTGTTGACAAGTCTAAACCTCCTGCTTCTTCTGGGTCCTCATCATCCACTTCTATCAACAAGACGCCAGAATAA
- the CTR3 gene encoding high-affinity Cu transporter CTR3: MNMGGSSSAATKKATCKISMLWNWYTIDTCFIARSWRNDTKGKFAGSCIGCFALVVVAQWLTRFSRQFDVELLRRQKIKHLANYSPEEYVVKCGDEDAKSDMEELQGFHNEASWKTTLIALQKSFIYSFYVWGPRGLNNPEDDLLKKVLSCCSLVTPVELYPSFLDHMVRVTIFVLQWGLSYIIMLLFMYYNGYIIISCLIGAIVGRFIFCYEPLGSMGGGESAQSTVSYDKESDDRKCCL, from the coding sequence ATGAACATGGGTGGTAGTAGTAGCGCTGCTACTAAAAAAGCAACATGTAAAATATCGATGTTGTGGAATTGGTACACGATTGATACCTGCTTTATTGCTAGATCCTGGAGAAATGATACGAAGGGGAAATTTGCGGGTTCTTGTATCGGTTGTTTTGCCCTGGTGGTCGTCGCACAATGGCTTACTCGTTTTTCAAGACAATTTGATGTTGAACTCTTAAGAagacagaaaataaagcaTTTGGCAAACTACTCACCAGAAGAGTACGTTGTAAAATGTGGCGATGAAGATGCCAAGTCTGATATGGAGGAGCTGCAAGGGTTTCATAACGAAGCTAGCTGGAAAACAACCTTGATCGCTCTACAAAAGAGTTTTATCTACAGTTTTTACGTTTGGGGCCCAAGAGGATTAAATAATCCTGAAGATgatttattaaagaaagtCCTATCATGTTGTTCTTTAGTAACTCCCGTAGAATTGTACCCCAGCTTTTTGGATCATATGGTAAGAGTAACCATTTTCGTCCTACAATGGGGATTGTCATATATCATCATGCTGCTGTTCATGTATTATAACGGCTATATTATCATCAGTTGTTTGATTGGTGCTATAGTTGGTCGTTTTATATTCTGCTACGAACCTCTTGGTTCTATGGGTGGAGGAGAATCGGCTCAAAGCACTGTTAGTTACGACAAAGAAAGCGATGACCGTAAATGCTGCTTgtaa
- the BER1 gene encoding Ber1p, translating into MDLENKSARFKKTGKKIASDKSFEEVVQSDRDVLKKSKFLSDLFQSLQPYINDIKKVRCVAIGNFKEDFPATYQFALLLEIIDHIHSENSRDIVVSLYDPVFTKEETIYLKTLGERWVIEENFLESNTSNYGSVLYFLPHAPLDLTENILSSECPHLWLANNIVSHTDRYTKAQLYEKYPRLGKLVHYLQPSITPETKKQDSMDDFTTFVPKRKRKNRNNSSKLKVKLPELDYESIATKFTSCRILTDFDGGKYLKEQPWINSFSDLTLHVVEY; encoded by the coding sequence ATGGATTTAGAGAATAAGAGCGCTAggtttaaaaaaactggcaaaaaaatagcGTCTGACAAGTCGTTCGAAGAAGTAGTTCAATCCGATAGAGATGttctgaaaaaatcgaaGTTTCTCTCAGATTTATTTCAGAGTTTGCAACCATACATCAATGACATCAAAAAGGTGCGGTGTGTAGCAATCGGTAACTTTAAAGAAGACTTTCCTGCCACTTACCAATTCGCTCTTCTTCTAGAGATTATTGACCACATTCATAGTGAGAATTCAAGAGACATTGTTGTTTCCTTATATGACCCGGTATTCACCAAAGAGGAAACAATATACTTGAAAACTTTGGGAGAAAGGTGGGTGATAGAGGAAAACTTCTTAGAAAGCAATACAAGCAATTATGGGTCCGTGTTATATTTCCTTCCCCATGCTCCTTTAGATTTGACTGAAAATATACTATCGTCGGAGTGCCCACACTTATGGCTAGCAAACAATATAGTGTCACACACTGACAGGTATACTAAGGCCCAACTGTATGAAAAATATCCTCGCTTGGGCAAGCTCGTACATTACTTGCAACCTAGCATCACACCGGAGACCAAGAAACAAGATAGCATGGATGATTTTACAACCTTTGttccaaaaaggaaaaggaaaaacagaaacaacTCTTCCAAGCTCAAGGTCAAACTACCAGAACTAGACTATGAGTCTATTGCCACGAAGTTTACATCTTGCCGAATACTCACAGATTTTGACGGGggaaaatatttgaaagaacaaCCTTGGATCAACTCCTTCTCTGATTTGACATTACATGTCGTTGAATACTAA